A genome region from Frankineae bacterium MT45 includes the following:
- a CDS encoding GDSL-like Lipase/Acylhydrolase family protein — MSTQITKPTVGGDAGSWGAKNNAALDALAAAQVTPTAVMTAAHAAVAGEMVLSDASAGTFTHIVPTAAAAGMRVGYKKVDTSVNAVILQLQGSDVFNRAGGGQSLTLRVPGHGVTLTSAGGGVWTVDSSDIPLAQTDLRYANTLVNPNALSAWKAGLASRDTARCNILWIGDSITQGYNAGTPAARFVQRATKQLAAKYPVQAGNPAGGYWYPAQYITSPDNVPTLTGTNSQAYYGGPGLSSVVWSVTNGSIQWTVQGTSAKVTFMNDSGGDYNYLQTLDTVAGGGGSILQQTGSTILTTKTFTFAGGSGSHTLKIAQTGGVGHMRIAGVQVFDGDETVGIYSINGGHSTISASVWVGNDASFNGTGQSWMAAAGALYTPSLIVINLGVNDYLSSLSDSPTFKANLQTIIAKYRLGAPNCSYLLVANYEPYAGSATLEPWQNYVSAMRSVAMDDPTVAFYDLSRIMPVSDTTNALGLYHTDKVHPGVKGHQFIADQLANIL, encoded by the coding sequence ATGAGCACACAAATCACGAAGCCCACCGTCGGCGGCGATGCCGGCTCATGGGGGGCGAAGAACAATGCCGCACTCGATGCGCTGGCGGCGGCCCAGGTCACGCCGACAGCGGTGATGACCGCCGCGCACGCCGCAGTGGCCGGCGAGATGGTGCTGTCCGACGCGTCGGCCGGGACGTTCACGCACATCGTGCCGACGGCCGCCGCGGCGGGCATGCGAGTCGGCTATAAGAAGGTCGACACCAGCGTCAACGCCGTGATCCTGCAACTGCAGGGATCGGACGTGTTCAACCGCGCTGGTGGTGGTCAGTCGCTGACCCTGCGGGTGCCTGGCCACGGAGTCACGCTCACATCGGCTGGCGGCGGAGTATGGACCGTTGATTCCAGCGATATCCCGTTGGCGCAGACGGACCTCCGCTATGCCAACACGCTCGTCAACCCGAACGCGCTCTCTGCATGGAAGGCCGGTCTGGCGAGTCGCGACACAGCGCGTTGCAACATTCTCTGGATCGGTGATTCGATCACCCAGGGCTACAACGCGGGGACCCCGGCCGCCCGATTCGTTCAGCGAGCGACGAAGCAGCTCGCTGCGAAGTACCCGGTCCAGGCGGGCAACCCTGCTGGCGGCTACTGGTACCCGGCTCAGTACATCACCAGCCCCGACAACGTCCCGACCCTCACGGGCACGAACTCTCAGGCCTACTACGGCGGCCCCGGCCTCTCGTCGGTCGTGTGGAGCGTCACCAACGGATCCATTCAGTGGACCGTGCAGGGCACCAGCGCCAAGGTCACCTTCATGAACGACTCGGGCGGGGACTACAACTACCTGCAGACGCTCGACACGGTCGCCGGCGGCGGCGGGTCGATTCTGCAGCAGACCGGCTCGACGATTCTCACCACGAAGACCTTCACCTTCGCCGGTGGCAGCGGAAGCCACACCCTGAAGATCGCGCAGACCGGCGGCGTTGGGCACATGCGGATCGCAGGTGTTCAGGTTTTCGACGGCGACGAGACTGTCGGCATCTACAGCATCAACGGTGGGCACTCGACCATCAGCGCGTCGGTCTGGGTCGGCAACGATGCCAGCTTCAACGGCACCGGTCAGTCCTGGATGGCCGCGGCGGGCGCTCTGTACACGCCGTCGCTCATCGTCATCAACTTGGGCGTCAACGATTACCTGAGCTCCCTCAGCGATTCCCCCACGTTCAAGGCGAATCTCCAGACCATCATCGCGAAGTACCGGCTCGGGGCTCCGAACTGCAGCTACCTGTTGGTGGCGAACTACGAACCGTACGCGGGCTCGGCAACGCTCGAGCCGTGGCAGAACTACGTCTCCGCGATGCGCAGCGTTGCCATGGATGACCCGACCGTGGCGTTCTACGATCTCTCGCGGATCATGCCCGTGTCGGACACGACGAACGCGCTTGGTCTCTACCACACCGACAAGGTCCACCCCGGTGTGAAGGGCCACCAGTTCATCGCCGACCAGTTGGCGAACATCCTATGA
- a CDS encoding Glycosyl hydrolases family 16, translating to MSAVTLDRSMFSSGYYTGANRDNLPNLGNPEAQSYLPGQVGENGAGSAFSLTAQAQPNVNPDNGVTYPWASGALNSHDQFNFKYGTVEARVHTPIGHGLWSAFWTVGADGNWPYSGEIDIVETDGWPDKSSCNTHTAAKPGGSQYVGALDMTISRGWKLDWQPTYIAVYQRVLDTDPWTLFKKITDPNLLVHDYQEIVINLAIEADAVKVAPVVTSGVLWVTHPVVTSTDYVLNGVHHTQ from the coding sequence ATGAGCGCCGTCACGCTCGACCGCTCGATGTTCTCCAGCGGCTACTACACCGGCGCGAACCGGGACAACCTGCCTAACCTCGGGAACCCGGAAGCGCAGAGCTACCTCCCCGGCCAGGTCGGGGAAAACGGCGCAGGGAGTGCGTTCTCGCTTACCGCGCAGGCGCAGCCCAACGTCAACCCGGACAACGGCGTCACCTACCCGTGGGCGTCGGGTGCGCTGAACAGCCACGACCAGTTCAACTTCAAGTACGGCACCGTCGAGGCGCGCGTGCACACACCGATCGGGCACGGACTGTGGTCGGCGTTCTGGACGGTCGGTGCCGACGGAAACTGGCCATACTCCGGCGAGATCGACATCGTCGAGACCGACGGCTGGCCAGACAAGAGCTCCTGCAACACCCACACCGCTGCGAAGCCGGGCGGAAGCCAGTATGTCGGCGCGCTCGACATGACGATCAGCCGCGGCTGGAAGCTCGACTGGCAGCCGACCTACATCGCGGTCTATCAGCGGGTGCTCGACACCGATCCCTGGACGCTTTTCAAGAAGATCACGGACCCGAACCTCCTGGTGCACGACTACCAGGAAATCGTGATCAATCTGGCGATCGAGGCCGACGCGGTGAAGGTCGCTCCTGTCGTCACGTCAGGCGTCCTGTGGGTGACCCACCCGGTCGTGACGAGCACGGACTACGTGCTCAACGGCGTCCACCACACCCAGTAA
- a CDS encoding Site-specific recombinase XerD: MDDEAIFSAWAVAIEAFLNWMQASGAVAGTLKVRRSKLRTLARHSRIAPWDVTRDHLIAWMNAHSWAKNTRQSSRTTVIMFYRWAKNEGLVDEDPAANLPRVRVPKAGPRPTPTTVYEEALAQATERDRLMIRLGALGGLRRSEIAKVRGTDLGDDDVLRVVGKGSKVRLIPIVDRELLRALNRAGGDYLFPGKIDGHISPGHVGVLLSRVLGPGWTGHTLRHRCATRAFKGTRDLLAVQELLGHASPVTTAIYTAVPANGVLDAVIAAA; this comes from the coding sequence ATGGACGACGAGGCGATTTTCTCCGCTTGGGCAGTAGCGATCGAGGCATTCCTCAACTGGATGCAGGCCTCCGGAGCAGTCGCTGGCACCCTCAAAGTTCGACGCTCGAAACTCCGGACCCTCGCACGGCACTCGCGCATCGCACCCTGGGACGTCACCCGAGACCACCTAATCGCCTGGATGAACGCCCACAGCTGGGCTAAGAACACTCGGCAGTCGTCGAGGACCACCGTCATCATGTTCTACCGATGGGCCAAGAACGAAGGCCTCGTCGACGAAGACCCGGCAGCGAACCTCCCCCGCGTTCGGGTACCGAAGGCCGGCCCCCGGCCAACGCCGACAACCGTCTACGAAGAGGCACTCGCCCAAGCGACCGAGCGCGACAGACTGATGATCCGCCTCGGTGCCCTGGGCGGCCTGCGGCGATCCGAGATCGCCAAAGTGCGAGGTACCGACCTCGGCGACGACGACGTACTGCGCGTCGTCGGCAAGGGCAGCAAAGTGCGCCTCATCCCCATCGTCGACCGCGAACTGCTGCGAGCGCTCAACCGCGCCGGCGGCGACTACCTCTTCCCCGGCAAGATCGACGGCCACATCAGCCCCGGACACGTCGGCGTCCTCCTCAGCCGCGTCCTCGGCCCCGGCTGGACCGGTCACACCCTCCGCCACCGCTGCGCCACCAGAGCATTCAAGGGCACCCGCGACCTGCTGGCCGTTCAGGAGCTCCTCGGCCACGCATCGCCCGTCACCACCGCCATCTACACCGCCGTCCCGGCCAACGGTGTGCTCGACGCGGTGATAGCCGCTGCATAA